The Eleutherodactylus coqui strain aEleCoq1 chromosome 6, aEleCoq1.hap1, whole genome shotgun sequence genome window below encodes:
- the LOC136633565 gene encoding olfactory receptor 5AP2-like yields the protein MENINKTTVKEFIIAGLSETPNLNFFLIFVFMLIYIITVLGNVSIIVAYNHSANLQTPMYFLLANFSFLEICYVSDTCPKLLSTSLADHKSISFYGCVTQMYCGLLFAGAEFYVLATMAYDRYSAICRPLLYNMIMNKVSCIQLVGGSWVIGALNAVIHTSLTFTLPFCGSNNINYYYCDIPPLLKLACVDTKINEITIFAVSGCVIIGSFILTMISYVKIISTILKIKSVTGRKKAFSTCTSHLIAVSVFYGSIFSVYFKPKSKYELEQDRVVSIMYTAVAPLLNPFIYSIRNNEMKGTLQKLLRIVTKKC from the coding sequence ATGGAGAACATCAACAAGACAACAGTTAAGGAATTCATTATTGCTGGCCTATCTGAAACCCCAAATCTAAATTTTTTTCTGATTTTTGTGTTTATGTTGATTTACATCATCACTGTACTTGGAAATGTGTCAATAATTGTTGCATACAATCATAGTGCCAATCTTCAAACACCTATGTATTTCCTTTTAGCCAACTTCTCCTTCCTAGAAATTTGTTATGTTTCAGATACTTGCCCCAAACTGTTGTCTACCTCCCTTGCAGATCATAAGTCAATCTCTTTCTATGGCTGTGTTACACAAATGTACTGTGGATTGCTTTTTGCTGGCGCCGAGTTCTACGTGCTTGCCACCATGGCCTATGACCGTTATAGTGCGATCTGTAGACCACTGTTATACAATATGATTATGAATAAGGTATCCTGTATCCAGCTAGTAGGTGGCTCATGGGTCATTGGTGCCCTCAATGCTGTAATACACACATCTCTAACCTTCACATTACCATTTTGTGGGTCTAATAACATAAATTACTATTACTGTGATATTCCGCCTTTACTCAAATTAGCATGTGTGGACACCAAAATTAACGAAATCACCATTTTTGCTGTCAGTGGATGTgttatcattggctcgttcatatTAACAATGATCTCCTATGTCAAAATCATCTCAACTATACTGAAAATTAAGTCAGTAACAGGAAGGAAAAAGGCTTTTTCAACTTGCACTTCCCACTTAATTGCTGTCTCTGTGTTCTATGGCTCaattttttctgtatatttcaaGCCAAAATCAAAGTATGAGCTAGAACAGGACAGAGTAGTGTCAATCATGTACACCGCTGTGGCACCTCTCTTAAACCCTTTTATATATAGCATAAGAAATAATGAAATGAAAGGCACACTTCAAAAATTATTACGTATTGTGACGAAAAAGTGCTAA